Sequence from the Nocardiopsis sp. YSL2 genome:
CCGCGCCCGCAGCATGACCTCGGTGGCCCGCTCCGCGTCCGGTTCGACGTCGATCCGCCCCGTGTCACCGTCGACCGCCACCCGCGTCCCGTCCGCCAGCCCGTCGGCGCCCCGGCAGCCCACGATCGCGGGGATGCCGAGCGACCGCGCCAGGATCACGGTGTGGCTGGTGGGCCCGCCGTACCGGGTGACGATGGCCAGCACCTGGTCGCCGTCCAGCTGGACGGTGTCGGCCGGGGCCAGGTCGTCGGCGACCAGCACGTGCGGGTGTCCGGGGTCGGGCAGGCCGGGCATCGGCAGGCCGAGCAGATGGGCGACGGCGCGGTCGCGGATGTCGGCGAGGTCGGCGGCCCGCTCGGCCAGGTAGCCCCCGGCCGACAGCAGGAGGTCCTGGTAGGCGCCGCAGGCGGCGTGGACCGCCCACGCGGCGGGGTCGCCCCCGGCCGCGCGCTCGGAGACCCGGCGGCCCAGTTCGGGGTCGCGGGCCATGAGCGCCAACGCGCCGAGGACCGCCGCGGCCTCCTCGCCGAGACCCTCGGCCCGCGCGTCGAACTGTTCGGCGACCCGGTCGAGTGCCTCGCGGGCGCGCTCGGCCTCGGTCTCCGCGCCCGCAGGGGCGGGGCGCGCCTCGGGCAGGGTCGGCGGCGCGGACATCCGCGCGACGGGGCCCACGGCGGCGCCGGGGCTGGCGGGGATCCCCTCCAACCGGGCGGCGCCCGCGCGGTCGGGTCCCTCCGCGGACGTGCCCTCACGGGCGGCGTCCCTGGGTGTGGGGATGTCTGGGTGGCCGGTCTGCGGCATCATCGCTCCTGGCTCGGGTCGTCGATCGGTCTCGGCTCACCCCGGCCCATCGCCTGGACCGGCGGGCGTGTGCGAATGCCTCGCCCACAGCCAACCGCGAAAGGCGCCGGGGCACCAGTGGGGTGGAACGGGCTCACGGCTGGATCGTCACCTTGATCGCGGTCCCCGACGCGACGGTCTCGATGGCCTTGTGCACGTCGGACAGGCTCATCCGCTCGGTGATGAGGTCGGCGACGGGCACGGCGCCCGAAGCGATCAGCTCCAGGGCACGGCGGTTGTGCTCCGGGCTGGAGCCGTTCGCCCCGAAGATCGAGATCTCCCGGTAGTGGACGAGGTTGGAGTCCAACTGGATGATCGGGTCGTCCTTGGGCAGGCCGCCGAAGAAGCTGACCCGGCCGCCGCGCGCCACCATGCGCAGCGCGTCCTCCTGGGCCCGCCCCGAGGCGGCCGCGGTGATGACCACGTCGGCGCCGCGGTCGCCGGTCAGGCGCAGCACCTCGGCGACGGTGTCGGTCTCCTCACCCGCGATGGCGGCGTCCGGCCGGACCACGTCGGCGGACATGTCCAGGCGTCCCCGGTTGATGTCGACCAGGAACACGCGTGCCGCGCCGCGGGCCCGGGCCAGGCGCACGTGCAGGCAGCCGATGGGCCCGGCCCCCATGACGACGACGGTGTCGCCCTCGCCGACCCCCGCGATCTCCTGCCCGTTGAGCACGCAGGCGAGCGGTTCGGC
This genomic interval carries:
- a CDS encoding zinc-dependent dehydrogenase, with the translated sequence MLVARFYAPGDIRLEQAPEPTAGPGQLKIAVANCSTCGTDVKISRHGHHHIDPPRVIGHEITGRITGIGEGVTGWSEGDRVQVIAAIPCGTCHECEAGRMPVCSRQQSMGYHYDGGFAESMVIPEAVLAVDGVNRVPENIDMAEASLAEPLACVLNGQEIAGVGEGDTVVVMGAGPIGCLHVRLARARGAARVFLVDINRGRLDMSADVVRPDAAIAGEETDTVAEVLRLTGDRGADVVITAAASGRAQEDALRMVARGGRVSFFGGLPKDDPIIQLDSNLVHYREISIFGANGSSPEHNRRALELIASGAVPVADLITERMSLSDVHKAIETVASGTAIKVTIQP